In one Methylobacterium sp. SyP6R genomic region, the following are encoded:
- a CDS encoding Zn-ribbon domain-containing OB-fold protein encodes MTETSSTRIPLRDGDWPDPPASPDSAPFVAAAREGRFLLRRCAACGKAHWYPRALCPFCFGETAWEEASGEGTIYSYTVLAREDPPRTVAYVTLAEGPTMLTSLVDCDPQALAISLPVQLVFASSRDGTPVPCFRPAGAGDPPEPAPAA; translated from the coding sequence ATGACCGAAACGTCCTCGACCCGCATCCCGCTGCGCGACGGCGACTGGCCCGACCCGCCGGCAAGCCCCGATTCCGCGCCCTTCGTGGCGGCGGCCCGCGAGGGCCGGTTCCTGCTGCGCCGCTGCGCCGCCTGCGGCAAGGCGCATTGGTATCCGCGCGCGCTCTGCCCGTTCTGCTTCGGTGAGACCGCCTGGGAGGAGGCCTCGGGCGAGGGCACGATCTACAGCTACACCGTGCTCGCCCGCGAGGACCCGCCCCGCACGGTCGCCTACGTCACCCTGGCGGAAGGCCCGACGATGCTGACGAGCCTGGTCGATTGCGATCCGCAAGCCCTGGCGATCAGCCTGCCGGTGCAGCTGGTCTTCGCGTCGTCGCGCGACGGGACGCCGGTGCCGTGCTTCCGGCCGGCCGGGGCGGGCGATCCGCCGGAGCCGGCCCCGGCGGCGTGA
- a CDS encoding thiolase domain-containing protein produces MTINGRAHIVGAYEHPTRKAPDKSVAQLHAESAAGALADAGLTKDDVDGYFCAGDAPGLGPLAMADYMNLSLRHLDSTDIGGASYIAHVAHAAEAIAMGKCNVALITLAGRPRSAGHSGTAARPVIADAPDSPWETPFGPTTVNLYALCARRHMHEFGTTSEQLAWIKVAASHHAQHNPHAMLRDVVSVADVVASPMVADPLHRLDCCVVSDGGGALVVARPEIARSLKHPLVRVMGAGEAHKGQLGGEVDLTWSAARISGPAAFAEAGVSPADIDYASIYDSFTITVLMQLEDLGFCEKGQGGRFVADGNLISGTGRLPFNTDGGGLCNNHPANRGGITKVIEAVRQLRGEAHPAVQVRNCELAVATGIGGLLGSRHGAATLILGRE; encoded by the coding sequence ATGACGATCAACGGACGCGCCCACATCGTCGGGGCCTACGAGCACCCGACCCGCAAGGCCCCGGACAAGTCGGTGGCCCAGCTCCACGCCGAATCCGCCGCCGGCGCGCTCGCCGATGCCGGGCTGACCAAGGACGACGTCGACGGCTATTTCTGCGCCGGCGACGCGCCGGGCCTCGGGCCGCTGGCAATGGCCGACTACATGAACCTGTCCTTGCGCCACCTCGACAGCACCGATATCGGCGGCGCCTCCTACATCGCCCATGTGGCGCATGCGGCTGAGGCCATCGCGATGGGGAAGTGCAATGTCGCGCTGATCACGCTGGCCGGCCGGCCGCGCAGCGCCGGCCATTCCGGCACCGCGGCCCGCCCCGTCATCGCCGACGCCCCGGACAGCCCGTGGGAGACGCCGTTCGGCCCGACCACGGTCAACCTCTACGCGCTCTGTGCGCGCCGCCATATGCACGAGTTCGGCACGACGTCCGAGCAGCTCGCCTGGATCAAGGTCGCGGCCTCGCACCATGCGCAGCACAATCCGCACGCGATGCTGCGCGACGTGGTGAGCGTCGCGGATGTCGTGGCCTCGCCGATGGTCGCCGATCCGCTGCACCGGCTCGATTGCTGCGTCGTCAGCGACGGCGGCGGGGCGCTGGTGGTGGCGCGGCCCGAGATCGCCCGCAGCCTGAAGCACCCGCTGGTGCGCGTGATGGGGGCGGGCGAGGCCCACAAGGGCCAGCTCGGCGGCGAGGTCGACCTGACCTGGTCGGCGGCGCGGATCTCGGGTCCGGCCGCCTTCGCGGAGGCCGGGGTGAGCCCGGCCGACATCGATTACGCCTCGATCTACGACAGCTTCACCATCACGGTGCTGATGCAGCTCGAGGATCTCGGCTTCTGCGAGAAGGGGCAGGGCGGCCGCTTCGTCGCCGACGGCAACCTGATCTCCGGCACCGGACGATTGCCGTTCAACACCGATGGCGGCGGCCTGTGCAACAACCACCCGGCCAACCGGGGCGGCATCACCAAGGTGATCGAGGCGGTGCGCCAGCTGCGCGGCGAGGCCCATCCGGCGGTGCAGGTGAGGAACTGCGAGCTGGCCGTCGCGACCGGGATCGGCGGCCTGCTCGGCAGCCGCCACGGCGCCGCGACCCTGATCCTCGGGAGGGAGTGA
- a CDS encoding SDR family oxidoreductase translates to MGLLDGKVALVTGAGGGIGREIALAMALAGARVVVNDVGASLSGLGETSATPGEQTRAIIEQRGGQAVVDTGSVAEWAAAQRMVATALDAFGRLDIVVNNAGILRDQIFHKMTPEEWLSVINVHLNGSFFVSRAAAETFRKQGAGAYVHMTSTSGLIGNIGQANYSAAKLGVAALSKSIALDMGRFGVRSNCIAPFAWSRMTSSIPAETPEQKARVAKLQAMGPEKNAPLAVFLASDQASTITGQIFAARHNELFVFNHPRPVRGVHRSEGWTPETIAEHGMPALSGHLAPLDRSPDVFSWDPV, encoded by the coding sequence ATGGGCCTACTGGACGGAAAGGTCGCCCTCGTCACCGGAGCGGGGGGCGGCATCGGGCGGGAGATCGCGCTCGCCATGGCGCTCGCCGGCGCCCGGGTGGTGGTCAACGACGTCGGCGCCTCGTTGAGCGGCCTCGGCGAGACCTCGGCGACGCCGGGCGAGCAGACCCGCGCCATCATCGAGCAGCGCGGCGGCCAGGCGGTGGTCGATACCGGCAGCGTCGCCGAATGGGCGGCGGCGCAACGCATGGTGGCGACCGCGCTGGATGCCTTCGGCCGCCTCGACATCGTGGTCAACAATGCCGGCATCCTGCGCGACCAGATCTTCCACAAGATGACGCCGGAGGAATGGCTCTCCGTCATCAACGTCCACCTCAACGGCAGCTTCTTCGTCTCCCGCGCCGCCGCCGAGACCTTCCGCAAGCAGGGGGCGGGCGCCTATGTCCACATGACCTCGACCTCGGGCCTGATCGGCAACATCGGCCAGGCGAATTATTCCGCCGCCAAGCTCGGCGTCGCCGCCCTGTCGAAGTCGATCGCCCTCGACATGGGCCGGTTCGGCGTGCGCTCGAACTGCATCGCCCCCTTCGCCTGGAGCCGGATGACGAGCTCGATCCCGGCCGAGACCCCGGAGCAGAAGGCCCGCGTCGCCAAGCTCCAGGCGATGGGGCCGGAGAAGAACGCGCCGCTCGCGGTCTTCCTCGCCTCGGACCAGGCCAGCACCATCACCGGCCAGATCTTCGCCGCCCGCCACAACGAGCTGTTCGTCTTCAACCACCCCCGCCCGGTGCGCGGCGTGCACCGCTCCGAGGGCTGGACGCCGGAGACCATCGCCGAGCACGGGATGCCGGCGCTGTCGGGCCACCTCGCCCCCCTCGACCGCAGCCCCGACGTGTTCTCCTGGGACCCGGTGTGA